One Arachis hypogaea cultivar Tifrunner chromosome 18, arahy.Tifrunner.gnm2.J5K5, whole genome shotgun sequence genomic window, CTGTTCTTACGACCACTTGGTGACCTTGGAAGTATTGTCGTAGCCTGCGGGAAGAGGTCAGGAGCGCTAgtgccagtttctccaacttgCTGTACCTAAGTTCTGCTCCTTGCAGCGCTTTACTCACAAAGTAAATTGGTTGTTGGGCTTTCGCTTCTTCCCTCACCAAGACCGCCGCCAGTGCTTCCTCTGTTACAGCCAGGTACAGATAGAGCGGTTCTCCGACCATAGGTTTACTGAGCACAGGCGGTGTTGCAAGTATCTTTCCATTCAAATgctattccctttctcattagGTTGAAGAAAGGTAGGGCTTTTGCAGCCGACGCCCCGAGGAAACGGGATAGCGTGGTGAGTCTTCCCGCCAGTCTCTGGACGTCCTTGACGCAGCCCAAACTCTTCATTTggagtattgcttggcattttCAGTATTGGCTTCCACcccctttgggttatcatgaatcctAGGAACTTCCCGACCTCCATGGCAAAGGCGCACTTGAgggggttgagcctcatgccgtgtcgTCGGAGAGCCGTGAATACACTTTCCAGATCACTCAGAAGGTCTTCGGGTCGGGTGGTCTTGGCaaggatgtcgtccacgtagactttcACCGTTTTGCCAATGATGTCACcgaatatcttgttcatcaacctttggtatgtggtccctgcgttcttcaggccgaagggcattaccttgtagcaataaattcctcctggcgttatgaatgCCATTTTTTCTTCGTCTGGCCGGTGCATCGGGATCTGATTGTAGCCGGAATAAACGTCCATAAAGCTTAGATACCGGTACCCCGCCGCCGCGTCGACGAGCGTGTCAATGTTGGGTAGGGGGTAGCAATCCttgggacatgctttgttgagatcagaataatccacgcacatcctccattttccactATGCTTTCTTACTAAGACTACGTTCGACAACCAGGTCGAGTAGTCAAGTTCCCGGATGAATCCTGCTTCGAGGAGGCTGGCTGTCTGCTTGGCCACCTCTTCTGCTCTCTCCTGTGACATCTTTCTCCTCCTCTGGGCCACCGGTCTGGCTTCTAGCTTGACGGCCAAATGGTGTGACATGAGTTGGGGGTCTATCCCCGGCATGTCGGCCGGTGTCCAGGCAAATAGGTCACCATTGGCCCTGATCATTTCCATTAAAGGTTCTTTCAGCTCGTGAGGGAGGTTTCTGTTCACGAAGGTGAACTTCTCCTCCGTGTCACCCACTCTAAAATTCTCCAGACTCCCTTCTGGTTCGGGTCTCGGCTTGTCACTGACTCTGGCATCCAAGTCGGCGAGGAACACTCCTGATGCTTCTTTGGATTTCTTTCTCAAGGAGAGACTGGCGTTGTCGCAGGCGACTACCGTTTCCAGGTCTCCCCTTACAGACCCTACTGATCCTTCTTCAGTTATGAACTTCATTATCAGCATCCTTGTGCTGATGACCGCCCCTAGGTCGTTGATGGTCttcctccccaggatgatgttgtaggccgTGGAGTCTCGTAGGATCACGAATTCTGCCATTACCGTTCTTCTCCCTTGCCCTTGTCCCACGAAGGTCGGCAGGGAGATTATCCCGTTCGGTTTGATGAAGTGGTCCTCGTGCGCTGCCGGGGAGAAGCCGCGGAGGCTTCCCCTCTGCGCTTGGTCTCGCGGCCTGTTCCTCCTGGGCCCAGTACAACGTCCATTCAGGCGATCTTAgttcccacagacggcgccaatgttcggtaggtcgggtaccggacggttcgggttggtATCCTGGTTGAAGAGGGGGAGATCTCGCCTGGTCGTACGTCACCGGGTTAGGGTAGGCGACGTCCCGAGCACTTCGCGTGaggagggggtgtcacctgcaaagacactccgacgctctagtcagtgaTATGTGCAGGCGAAAAAGGGTAAGTGGCATGTAACGTATCTTGGGGGAAGGGTAGGACCTTCCCtatatataccgtgtcagaggtagGCCCTGcaaggacaggcccaccttcTTCGACGACAGGCCCACCTTCTTCGACGCTCCCTCCGCACAGCTGTAGCAGAGCTGTAAGAAACGCGTGTCCGGATCGGCGTCTGGATGCCTTGCAcccgaccgttcgggtcgggtggtTAGTGGGTCGGGCTGGCCCATATTCTATTTGGGCCGGGCCGTAACAATTTGGATCAAAGACATTCTAGATATATGTAGAACTTGTGTTTAGCAAGACAATTGGAATAAACTATGTGGGAATAGATGTAACAAATTAGGTAaatgttaattttgttttaagCAGTAGTATTATCTATTATGGTAATGGTAGCACACAAGATGAAGGCACTAACCTTTTGTGAGAATGAATTTTTGAGAGTGAAATGAGATTATAATTGTGTTGGAGAATGTGTTACCGAAAGTGGTCAATGTGTTGATTTTATTATTAACTATGTTTGCTTAGGATTGATATTTTTTAAGCTTTAATCCTACATATGGATTGGTTTCTGTATGCGTATATTTAGTCCTACGTGTGGTTTAgcaagatttttttttcattttctaaagaaaataataataattattttttatccaaTTTGATTTGTTTTTTTATGTAATTTGTCTGGGTTTAAGACCGAATTCTTAATCTAAATGcacatggaaaaaaaaaaaaacttaacttTGTTTATAATTGTATACATCTAAATTAAGTGTCATGGTTCAAAACTTTAAAGTTTTGTTAAATATAAccactaatatttataaaaattatgatttttttatgaaaGTTCTAAATCTTTTTTGGATTATATAAATGTAGGAAAGGataatttgaattcaaataataatatttgttaaattatattattttttaataagaatttatTAGTTTAGTATGATTTTCTATTTGAAATTagaagtaataaaaaaattgttttagtgAATTAATAACCTTATATTTGTTATTATCTAAAAGAATATAgtgtttaattataaaatatttataaatattattattcatatttatgtccaaaacaaaaatatgtcttattaatatttcaaaacaaaatataactaaattatattattacttAAGTATAATAAGTTAGATGTAACTTTAAAATAAACTCGATTAGAGcacatttttttaatctttaaaaaaagaaattaattacttaatctgtatatttttacatataaaatTTTGAGTCATAGATTTACTGTATAAACACATGGGCAATTTGGTATTGCAATTTCATAAGTTACTAATAAATATGAATTGAAAATTATTATATCACCTGATGAGTCAAACAATTTTActgaaacaaaatatttaaaagttaaaataaataatagttaCACAATTGATACTACTTTGTGTACCCATTTATTGCAACCAACAAATATTGTTGCTTggtctttttccttctttcttttagagtttttaacaATGATAGACAAAAGTTATGACATAGTTTAGTAGTTGGTAGATATcgtaaattttttattgatattgtgaatttaaaagaatatttcattttattataattaattttattagtatatttatattatgtgtATAAGTAATAATAATTTCACATTCGAGTACCacttgtttttttcattttttctaagGCATCAAAAGCCCAACAATTGGAGTTTAAATTAACCATCCTAATTTTATTTTCTCCCGTTCATAATTGCGACTAGCTTTGTACCtgcattgaaaataaaataaaataaaatatattcttttaGCACTCCACTCATGCTAATAATAGAATTTCATCACAAATATGTATAGAGTGACACAATTTCGACCTCTCCCAAAGTGGATTAAAATTTACAAGATTAGTGGATTAATATTcacttcattttttatttatatatcaatATGTGGATAGTATATCAATTACTATGCATagcaaattaatattttgatcTTTTATGGTAATTAgatgtataaaattcagattttagtgaaaaaatatatattctattatgttatttaagaaaaaattaaatatatatatataacaaacaaATATTTTCATAATAGATACACACGAAAATAAAATaccaaacaaaataataaaaagagatgATACTATTAACAGACATGTGACTCTCATTCGATCACTACTTTATATAGAGTACAGTGATTCAAAAATTATTACTAAGAGACATGTCCGAGAGGCTCCACATACAAAAAGCCTGCTACTAActagaattttatttattttcactaaataataatatagtagctaataaaagcatgattaattaacttattttttgGTTGCAGAACTAATTCGTCCTGGATTGGAGTTTCATTTAAGGGTATAGCGCCTTATTAGTGCTTCTCAATGAACTCTTTGACCCTTGCAATAAGAGCTTCAGTTTCAGCAGCAGTATTTGGATCCATATCCACCGCAATTTTGTTAAGATAAAAACTGTGTGTCATTCCTTTGCTAACAAAGAGCTCCACATCATGATTTGCCTTCTTCATTGCTTCATAGTATTCCATCTCTGTATCCCATATCAAATCCATCTCCGCAAGGCACACTAAAAACGGCGGCAGTTTCAGCCCGCTAAGCGGCGGCGCCGCTTCCCCCATCGGGCAAG contains:
- the LOC140181456 gene encoding uncharacterized protein, yielding MAEFVILRDSTAYNIILGRKTINDLGAVISTRMLIMKFITEEGSVGSVRGDLETVVACDNASLSLRKKSKEASGVFLADLDARVSDKPRPEPEGSLENFRVGDTEEKFTFVNRNLPHELKEPLMEMIRANGDLFAWTPADMPGIDPQLMSHHLAVKLEARPVAQRRRKMSQERAEEVAKQTASLLEAGFIRELDYSTWLSNVVLVRKHSGKWRMLMNKIFGDIIGKTVKVYVDDILAKTTRPEDLLSDLESVFTALRRHGMRLNPLKCAFAMEVGKFLGFMITQRGWKPILKMPSNTPNEEFGLRQGRPETGGKTHHAIPFPRGVGCKSPTFLQPNEKGNSI